A genome region from Geobacter pickeringii includes the following:
- a CDS encoding AEC family transporter has product MENFALIGVFVLLGMLFRRLKAFPKDSAQVLNMFALYVSLPALILLKVPQIVFSRETVIAALMPWGMLLFSAALVLLAVRLWHWERATVGVLLLVVPLGNTSFLGVPMIQAFFGAAGLPHLIIYDQLGTMMIMGTYGSLILALYGREGAPNLPAVVRRMLLFPPTIALLVGIAARSWPYPEKLALALQNVAVTLVPVVMTAIGLQLRLRLPSRVLAPLGFGLAVKLLVAPLGALLLCRMAGLTGMVVDVSILEAAMPPMVTAGALAVVAGMEAELAVALVGIGIILSFGSLPAMYWLTRIVP; this is encoded by the coding sequence ATGGAAAACTTCGCACTCATCGGGGTGTTTGTGCTGCTGGGGATGCTGTTTCGCCGTCTCAAGGCTTTCCCCAAGGATTCGGCCCAAGTCCTCAACATGTTCGCCCTCTACGTATCGCTCCCCGCGCTGATCCTGCTCAAGGTGCCGCAGATCGTCTTCTCCCGCGAGACCGTGATCGCAGCTCTGATGCCATGGGGGATGCTGCTTTTTTCCGCGGCTCTGGTGCTCCTGGCCGTGCGTCTGTGGCACTGGGAACGCGCAACCGTCGGTGTGCTCCTCCTGGTGGTGCCGCTGGGGAACACCTCGTTCCTAGGAGTGCCGATGATCCAGGCGTTCTTCGGGGCGGCGGGCCTTCCCCATCTGATCATCTACGACCAGCTCGGCACCATGATGATCATGGGAACCTACGGCTCGCTCATCCTCGCCCTTTACGGCCGTGAGGGTGCCCCGAATCTCCCGGCTGTGGTCAGGCGGATGCTGTTGTTTCCGCCTACCATCGCCCTTCTGGTCGGCATTGCGGCCCGTTCCTGGCCCTATCCGGAGAAGCTGGCGCTGGCGCTGCAGAATGTCGCCGTCACCCTCGTGCCGGTGGTCATGACCGCCATCGGCCTGCAACTGCGGCTGAGGCTGCCGTCCAGAGTGCTGGCCCCGCTCGGATTCGGACTGGCGGTCAAGCTCCTGGTCGCCCCTCTGGGAGCCTTGCTCCTCTGCCGGATGGCAGGCCTTACCGGCATGGTCGTTGACGTGTCAATACTCGAAGCAGCCATGCCACCCATGGTGACCGCCGGGGCGCTGGCGGTCGTTGCCGGGATGGAAGCCGAGCTGGCCGTGGCTCTGGTCGGGATCGGCATCATCCTCTCGTTCGGATCCCTGCCGGCAATGTACTGGCTGACGAGGATAGTGCCGTAG
- a CDS encoding flavodoxin family protein, with amino-acid sequence MKIVSLLGSPRTKGNSATIANRFTETAAKLGAQIRTFELNRLSYRGCQGCYACKKGLDHCVLKDDLAEVLAAVQGADVVLLASPVYYGDVTAQLKGFIDRCYSYLKPDYLTNPEPSRLEPKKLVFVLTQGNPDEGLFADIFPRYDGFLRWMGFTDTSMIRICGIGPASVDEVPEKILQQTEEAAKALMA; translated from the coding sequence ATGAAGATAGTCAGTCTGCTGGGAAGCCCTCGAACAAAGGGAAACAGCGCGACCATTGCCAACCGTTTCACCGAAACCGCCGCAAAGCTCGGTGCCCAGATCCGCACCTTCGAGCTGAATCGGCTCTCGTACCGCGGCTGCCAGGGGTGCTACGCCTGCAAGAAGGGCCTTGACCACTGCGTGCTTAAGGATGATCTGGCCGAGGTGCTCGCGGCCGTGCAGGGGGCGGACGTGGTGCTACTCGCCTCGCCGGTCTATTACGGAGACGTCACGGCCCAACTGAAGGGGTTCATCGACCGGTGCTACTCGTATCTCAAGCCCGATTACCTCACGAACCCAGAGCCGAGCCGACTGGAGCCAAAGAAGCTCGTCTTCGTCCTCACCCAGGGAAACCCTGACGAAGGGCTCTTTGCCGACATCTTCCCCCGGTACGACGGCTTCCTGCGCTGGATGGGGTTCACCGATACCAGCATGATCCGCATCTGCGGCATCGGACCCGCCAGCGTGGACGAGGTACCCGAAAAGATACTGCAGCAGACAGAAGAGGCGGCGAAGGCGCTCATGGCCTGA
- a CDS encoding YhdH/YhfP family quinone oxidoreductase, protein MDKGTRFKALVVEKMAEREFAREIRERSIEELPPGDLLVRVHYSSLNYKDALSATGHPGVTRQFPHTPGIDAAGEVVSCGSGAFAPGDKVIVTGYDLGMETDGGWGGYIRIPSAWAVRLPAGLTLRESMALGTAGFTAALSVLKLERAGVKPAHGEVLVTGATGGVGSIAVSILAAAGYRVVTATGKGAEATFLRDLGAAEVIPRAQVTEGAERPMMKERWAGVVDVVGGETLAAAVKSTRYGGAVTCCGLVGSADLAMNVYPFILRGVSLIGIDSVNCPVDARLQVWEKLAGDWRPEHLPDLAKEVSLENLEEKIQAILHGGIRGRVIVKLS, encoded by the coding sequence ATGGATAAGGGAACGCGATTCAAGGCACTGGTGGTGGAAAAGATGGCCGAGAGGGAGTTTGCGCGGGAGATCCGGGAGCGGAGCATCGAGGAGTTGCCGCCGGGGGACCTGCTGGTTCGGGTCCACTACTCCTCCCTCAACTACAAGGATGCCCTCTCGGCTACGGGGCACCCGGGGGTGACGCGGCAGTTCCCCCACACCCCGGGGATCGACGCGGCCGGAGAGGTGGTCTCCTGCGGGAGCGGCGCCTTCGCGCCGGGAGACAAGGTGATCGTCACCGGGTACGACCTGGGGATGGAGACCGACGGCGGCTGGGGGGGGTACATCCGCATCCCCTCCGCCTGGGCCGTGCGGCTCCCTGCGGGGCTCACCCTGCGGGAGAGCATGGCGCTCGGCACCGCCGGGTTCACGGCGGCCCTCTCGGTCTTGAAGCTGGAGCGGGCCGGGGTGAAGCCCGCTCACGGCGAAGTGCTCGTCACCGGCGCCACCGGTGGGGTGGGGAGCATCGCGGTCTCGATCCTCGCCGCAGCGGGATACCGGGTGGTGACAGCCACCGGAAAGGGCGCCGAGGCAACCTTCCTGCGCGACCTGGGGGCCGCGGAGGTCATCCCCCGCGCCCAGGTGACAGAAGGCGCCGAGCGTCCGATGATGAAAGAGCGCTGGGCGGGGGTGGTGGATGTTGTCGGGGGGGAGACCCTGGCCGCTGCCGTGAAGAGCACCCGCTACGGTGGGGCGGTCACCTGCTGCGGCCTGGTCGGCTCGGCCGACCTGGCCATGAACGTCTACCCCTTCATCCTCAGGGGGGTTAGCCTCATCGGCATAGATTCGGTCAACTGTCCCGTCGATGCACGCCTGCAGGTCTGGGAAAAACTGGCGGGAGATTGGCGGCCGGAGCACCTGCCGGACCTTGCGAAGGAGGTCTCGCTGGAAAACCTGGAGGAAAAGATACAGGCCATCCTACACGGCGGAATTCGGGGACGGGTCATCGTGAAACTTTCATGA
- a CDS encoding LysR family transcriptional regulator, which translates to MDLRQLRFFVEIARHGNFTKAAEQLHVAQPAVSMAIKKLEEELDLVLFSRQERKVALTAEGKIFLAHARRVLAEVKAAEMEMGELHGLSKGEVRVGIPPMLSAYYFPDIIRDFVRRYPNLHLSVYGEGAWRIQKMIEQGELDMGVIAAGIYPENLEVRRFLREEVVVCVPKGHSFAGRKAVSFDEFMQQPLVFYKEGYYIRELIFDVTKGTGIAPNIVFETNLFSLVKSLVRNGLGISTFLRMVVSNDEDLRAVSFDPPLYLDLLIAWKKLGYLSRANRAFVDFLLDQTKDIP; encoded by the coding sequence ATGGATCTCAGGCAGCTGCGCTTCTTTGTAGAAATCGCCCGGCACGGCAACTTCACCAAGGCGGCGGAACAGTTGCACGTTGCCCAGCCGGCGGTCAGCATGGCGATCAAGAAGCTGGAAGAGGAGCTGGACCTGGTCCTCTTCAGCCGCCAGGAAAGGAAGGTAGCTTTGACGGCTGAGGGGAAAATCTTCCTCGCGCATGCTCGGAGAGTCCTCGCGGAGGTGAAGGCGGCTGAAATGGAAATGGGCGAGTTGCACGGTTTGAGCAAGGGAGAGGTGCGGGTGGGCATTCCTCCGATGCTCAGCGCCTATTATTTCCCCGACATCATCCGTGACTTCGTGAGGCGTTACCCTAACCTCCATCTGTCGGTCTACGGCGAGGGGGCCTGGCGTATTCAGAAGATGATCGAACAGGGGGAACTGGACATGGGGGTCATTGCCGCCGGCATCTATCCGGAAAATCTTGAGGTCCGCCGGTTCCTGCGGGAGGAGGTCGTAGTCTGCGTGCCAAAGGGGCACTCTTTTGCTGGTCGGAAGGCAGTAAGCTTCGATGAGTTTATGCAACAGCCCCTGGTCTTCTACAAGGAAGGGTATTACATCCGCGAGCTTATATTCGACGTGACAAAGGGGACCGGCATCGCGCCCAATATCGTGTTCGAGACGAACCTCTTCTCGCTCGTCAAATCGCTCGTGCGAAACGGCCTGGGGATATCCACGTTCCTCCGGATGGTCGTCTCGAATGACGAAGACCTGAGGGCGGTATCGTTTGACCCGCCGCTGTATCTCGATCTCCTAATTGCCTGGAAAAAGCTGGGCTACCTGTCGCGGGCCAATCGGGCGTTTGTCGATTTCTTGCTTGACCAGACAAAAGACATTCCATGA
- a CDS encoding aldo/keto reductase codes for MQQRKLGREGLVVSAQGLGCMGMSDFYGERDEREAVATIHRALDLGVNFLDTSDMYGPFTNEELISRAIKGRRNQVVIATKFGIVRSNQPAPNGGWAPITGVSGRPEYVRCACDASLKRLGVDYIDLYYQHRVDTEVPIEETVGAMAELVWAGKVRFLGLSEAAPPTIRRAHKVHPVSALQTEYSLWSREPEDEILPTLRELGIGFVPYSPLGRGFLTGQLKSYEDFPPDDYRRNSPRFQGENFAKNLQLVAKVVDLAARKGVTAGQLALAWVLAQGDDIVPIPGTKRIKYLEENVRAADIALTPEELAAIAAIIPRGAVAGDRYPAHMIKMVNR; via the coding sequence ATGCAGCAACGCAAACTGGGCCGGGAGGGACTCGTCGTCTCCGCCCAAGGGCTGGGGTGCATGGGGATGTCGGACTTTTACGGGGAGCGGGACGAGCGGGAGGCCGTTGCCACCATCCACCGGGCCCTGGATCTGGGGGTCAATTTCTTGGACACCTCGGACATGTACGGCCCCTTCACCAACGAGGAACTGATCAGCAGGGCGATCAAGGGGAGGCGCAACCAGGTGGTCATCGCCACCAAGTTCGGCATCGTCAGGAGCAACCAACCGGCACCGAACGGCGGCTGGGCCCCCATAACCGGCGTGAGCGGCCGCCCCGAATACGTCCGCTGCGCCTGTGACGCATCCCTGAAGCGCCTCGGCGTGGACTACATCGATCTCTACTACCAGCATCGGGTCGACACTGAGGTCCCGATCGAGGAGACGGTCGGCGCCATGGCCGAGCTGGTGTGGGCCGGGAAGGTCCGTTTTCTGGGGCTGTCCGAGGCGGCGCCGCCGACCATCCGCCGGGCCCACAAGGTTCACCCGGTCAGCGCCCTGCAGACGGAATACTCCCTCTGGAGCCGGGAGCCGGAAGACGAGATCCTGCCGACCTTGCGGGAACTGGGGATCGGCTTCGTCCCCTACAGTCCCCTTGGCCGGGGCTTCCTCACCGGCCAACTGAAGAGCTACGAGGACTTCCCCCCGGACGATTACCGCCGCAACTCCCCCCGCTTCCAGGGGGAGAACTTTGCCAAGAACCTGCAACTGGTGGCGAAGGTCGTGGACCTGGCCGCCCGCAAGGGGGTTACGGCCGGACAGTTGGCCCTGGCCTGGGTGCTGGCCCAGGGGGACGACATCGTTCCCATTCCCGGCACCAAGCGGATAAAGTACCTGGAGGAGAACGTCCGGGCCGCTGACATTGCGCTCACCCCGGAGGAGCTGGCCGCAATCGCCGCCATCATACCGCGGGGCGCGGTGGCCGGTGACCGGTACCCGGCCCACATGATCAAGATGGTGAACCGCTAA
- a CDS encoding 2-hydroxymuconate tautomerase family protein — MPYVNIRITKEGATAEQKAELIKGATDLLVRVLNKNPATTVVVIDEVDTDNWGIGGETVTVLRRR; from the coding sequence ATGCCGTACGTCAATATCAGAATCACGAAAGAGGGGGCGACCGCCGAGCAAAAGGCGGAGCTCATCAAGGGGGCCACCGACCTCCTGGTGAGGGTGCTCAACAAGAACCCGGCCACCACGGTGGTGGTCATCGACGAGGTCGACACGGACAACTGGGGCATCGGCGGCGAGACGGTCACCGTGCTGAGGCGGCGCTGA
- a CDS encoding YbfB/YjiJ family MFS transporter, which yields MTESGVAAGFLTLVVVMGIGRFLYTPLLPLMLTEYGLRTEQAGFLASLNYVGYLAGAFAAGPLCHRFREFRVLVAGLLISCLTTAATGLSTDFVWVTAARLLAGIASALAFVAVSGLVLLIVARDGRENLTGLYYGGVGGGIVLTGLAALPTARIWGAGGTWILFGAVGATLSGVVLLLLQRHDEPRHSAATPRATLPWHPRFARLVIAYGLEGFGYIITGTFMVAAANATVGPTGAHLAWVVAGCAALPSAFLWSTAARRWGRLKPLVVAFFLQGAGIILPAALNGAAALFAGALLFGATFMGIVTLALSEGASYAPTARARIVGLMTGIYGIGQIVGPALAGYFSARTGTYHIAIFIASATVAAAGGLLIPDAFAHEQARERR from the coding sequence ATGACAGAAAGCGGCGTGGCGGCGGGATTCCTCACGCTGGTGGTGGTGATGGGGATCGGCCGGTTCCTCTACACGCCGCTTCTGCCGCTCATGCTGACGGAGTACGGGCTCCGGACCGAGCAGGCGGGGTTTCTGGCATCGCTCAATTATGTGGGGTACCTGGCCGGGGCTTTTGCCGCCGGTCCCCTCTGCCACCGGTTCCGGGAGTTCCGGGTGCTGGTGGCGGGACTTCTCATCTCCTGCCTCACCACCGCTGCCACCGGCCTCTCCACGGATTTCGTCTGGGTTACGGCGGCCCGGCTCCTCGCCGGCATTGCCAGCGCCCTTGCCTTTGTCGCGGTTTCCGGGCTGGTGCTTCTCATCGTTGCCCGCGACGGAAGGGAAAACCTGACGGGCCTTTACTACGGCGGGGTCGGCGGCGGCATCGTCCTCACCGGCCTCGCCGCTCTGCCGACAGCCAGGATCTGGGGCGCCGGCGGCACCTGGATCCTCTTCGGAGCGGTGGGTGCTACCCTCTCCGGCGTGGTGCTTCTCCTGCTGCAAAGACATGACGAGCCCCGGCACTCCGCAGCCACGCCCAGGGCGACACTTCCCTGGCATCCCCGCTTTGCCCGGCTGGTCATTGCCTACGGCCTGGAAGGGTTCGGCTACATCATCACCGGCACCTTCATGGTGGCCGCGGCCAACGCAACCGTGGGGCCGACGGGGGCGCATCTGGCCTGGGTGGTGGCGGGATGTGCGGCGCTCCCCTCCGCCTTCCTCTGGTCCACGGCCGCCCGCAGATGGGGGCGCCTGAAACCGCTTGTCGTCGCCTTTTTTCTCCAGGGGGCCGGGATCATACTCCCTGCGGCCCTAAACGGGGCAGCGGCGCTGTTCGCCGGAGCGCTTTTGTTCGGCGCCACCTTCATGGGAATCGTCACCCTGGCCCTGTCCGAGGGGGCGTCTTATGCGCCAACAGCGCGGGCGCGGATCGTCGGGCTGATGACCGGAATCTACGGCATCGGCCAGATCGTCGGCCCCGCCCTGGCGGGTTACTTTTCCGCTCGCACCGGCACCTACCACATAGCCATCTTCATCGCCTCCGCCACTGTGGCGGCAGCAGGGGGGCTCCTGATTCCCGATGCCTTCGCCCATGAACAGGCGCGTGAAAGGAGATAG
- a CDS encoding YifB family Mg chelatase-like AAA ATPase: MLAKVLSSALLGIDAVIVDVEVDIAQGLPQFATVGLPDGAVKESKDRVKSALKNSGYDFPPRKITVNLAPADLKKEGAAFDLPISVGILAATGVVKGERLREYLLLGELSLDGSVKPVRGCLPVAVAARNAGVRGIVVPRENAPEAAVVEGIDVVGVAELAEVVEFLNGSRELVPHRIDVAAMFEQGCEGGDDFSEVKGQEHAKRALEVAAAGSHNILMIGPPGSGKTMLSRRIPTILPRMSFEEAIETTKVYSVMGLLDRESALVAQRPFRAPHHTISDIGLIGGGNIPRPGEVSMANHGVLFLDELPEFKKHVLEVLRQPLEDGRVTISRALISLTYPSRFMLVAAMNPCVCGFLGDINHVCTCTPVGIQRYRSRISGPLLDRIDIHIEVPAVKYRDLVDRSDSESSAEIAKRVARSREIQLERYKGTKIHCNAQMTPRFIKKYCELDPAGNRMLELVTDRLGFSARTYTRILKVARTIADLDSSESIREQHIAEAIQYRSLDRKRV; encoded by the coding sequence ATGCTCGCCAAGGTCCTTTCCAGCGCCCTGCTCGGGATCGACGCGGTGATCGTCGACGTGGAGGTCGATATCGCCCAGGGGCTTCCCCAGTTCGCCACCGTGGGGCTCCCCGACGGCGCCGTGAAGGAGAGCAAGGACCGGGTCAAGTCGGCCCTGAAGAACAGCGGCTACGACTTTCCTCCCCGCAAGATCACCGTCAACCTGGCCCCCGCCGACCTGAAGAAGGAGGGGGCCGCCTTCGATCTCCCGATCTCTGTCGGCATCCTCGCCGCCACCGGCGTGGTGAAGGGGGAGCGGCTCAGGGAGTACCTCCTCCTCGGCGAACTCTCCCTCGACGGGAGCGTCAAGCCGGTGCGGGGTTGCCTGCCGGTGGCGGTGGCGGCCCGCAATGCCGGCGTGCGCGGCATCGTCGTTCCCCGGGAGAACGCCCCCGAGGCGGCGGTGGTCGAAGGGATCGATGTGGTGGGAGTGGCGGAGCTCGCCGAGGTGGTGGAGTTTCTGAACGGCAGCCGGGAGCTCGTTCCGCACCGGATCGACGTGGCGGCCATGTTCGAGCAGGGGTGTGAAGGGGGAGACGATTTCTCCGAGGTCAAGGGGCAGGAGCACGCCAAGCGGGCCCTCGAAGTGGCCGCCGCCGGATCGCACAATATTCTGATGATCGGACCGCCCGGTTCCGGCAAGACCATGCTTTCGCGCCGCATCCCCACCATCCTGCCACGGATGTCGTTTGAAGAGGCGATCGAGACCACCAAGGTCTACAGCGTCATGGGGCTCCTGGACCGGGAGAGCGCCCTGGTCGCCCAGCGGCCATTCCGGGCCCCGCACCATACCATCTCCGACATCGGCCTCATCGGCGGCGGCAATATTCCCCGCCCCGGCGAGGTCTCCATGGCGAACCACGGGGTGCTCTTCCTGGACGAATTGCCCGAATTCAAGAAGCACGTCCTGGAGGTGCTCCGGCAACCGCTGGAGGATGGCCGGGTCACCATCTCCCGGGCGCTCATCTCCCTCACCTACCCGTCGCGCTTCATGCTCGTCGCTGCCATGAATCCCTGCGTCTGTGGATTTTTAGGAGATATTAATCATGTATGCACATGTACTCCGGTAGGAATTCAGCGTTATAGATCGCGTATTTCCGGGCCTTTGCTCGACAGAATAGACATTCACATCGAGGTTCCAGCAGTCAAATATCGTGACCTTGTAGACCGGAGTGACTCGGAGAGTTCCGCTGAGATCGCTAAGCGAGTGGCACGGTCGAGGGAAATCCAGTTGGAGCGCTACAAAGGTACAAAAATCCACTGCAACGCCCAGATGACGCCGCGCTTCATCAAGAAATACTGCGAGCTGGATCCGGCCGGCAACCGCATGCTGGAGCTGGTAACCGATCGGCTTGGTTTCTCGGCCCGCACCTACACCCGCATCCTCAAAGTGGCCCGCACGATTGCCGATCTGGATAGCAGCGAATCGATCCGCGAGCAGCATATCGCCGAAGCAATCCAGTACCGGAGTTTGGATCGGAAAAGGGTTTAA
- a CDS encoding MFS transporter: MGYFSKIDLRLAALLIGVTLSTVDSSALNLALPSLATHFHTNAAAVQGAASFYLIGSALAFLPLSGLAGRMGTVRVYRTSLLAFSIISLLLAMAPNLPALLTLRFVQGIAGAGIIGLVPGLAAATFRERRGWALGMVSGAVAAGTLMGPPLGGIMVEAFGWRSIFYINLPFGVMALLLSGRLGELRGVGLRESLRRVVSAPRFLLALLATVFFYAQSFGTNLLWPFYLEAGGMNPGRVGLFMLVPPVMLLFIGPWAGKLSDRHGFDRVSWIGSAVLAASSWAQGVTGRVSLGLAGIGFGRALFQAANNAAVLSQAPEETEAVASGFLSIARVCGQALGSVLAGGMWGVLEHQGARQAFLLSNLVLGTFAIISGLLIKGRGKITYSPPIGASWRIGPAAICRQESPGK, translated from the coding sequence ATGGGTTATTTTTCGAAAATCGACCTTCGCCTCGCCGCACTGCTTATCGGGGTCACACTTTCCACGGTGGACTCCAGCGCCCTTAATCTGGCGCTCCCTTCGCTCGCCACTCATTTTCATACGAATGCCGCTGCCGTCCAGGGGGCCGCCTCATTTTACCTGATCGGGTCTGCCCTCGCTTTCCTCCCACTGTCGGGATTGGCTGGTAGAATGGGCACGGTAAGGGTTTATCGAACCTCACTCTTGGCGTTCAGCATCATATCGCTGCTCCTTGCCATGGCACCCAACCTCCCGGCGCTTCTCACGCTCCGCTTCGTCCAGGGAATTGCAGGGGCAGGTATCATTGGACTGGTGCCAGGACTGGCCGCTGCCACGTTCCGGGAAAGGAGGGGATGGGCCCTCGGCATGGTTTCCGGAGCGGTCGCTGCCGGGACCCTGATGGGGCCGCCATTGGGAGGGATCATGGTCGAGGCGTTCGGCTGGCGCAGCATCTTTTACATAAACCTCCCTTTCGGGGTAATGGCACTGCTCCTGTCCGGAAGACTCGGTGAGCTCCGCGGGGTGGGGCTCCGGGAAAGCCTGCGGCGGGTCGTTTCCGCCCCTCGTTTTCTCCTGGCGCTCCTGGCAACGGTTTTCTTTTACGCCCAGTCTTTCGGCACCAACCTGCTCTGGCCCTTCTATCTGGAAGCCGGGGGGATGAACCCCGGCCGGGTCGGGCTTTTCATGCTGGTGCCGCCGGTCATGCTCCTGTTTATTGGGCCATGGGCCGGAAAGCTCTCCGACCGGCATGGCTTTGATCGGGTCAGCTGGATAGGAAGCGCGGTATTGGCGGCCTCATCCTGGGCACAGGGGGTGACCGGGCGGGTATCGCTCGGCCTGGCGGGAATCGGCTTCGGCCGCGCCCTCTTCCAGGCGGCAAACAATGCGGCAGTACTGTCGCAGGCCCCGGAAGAAACCGAAGCGGTCGCTTCCGGCTTTCTCTCCATTGCCCGGGTCTGCGGCCAGGCATTGGGAAGCGTCCTTGCCGGTGGGATGTGGGGTGTCCTGGAGCACCAGGGCGCCAGGCAGGCGTTCCTGCTATCTAACCTGGTGCTGGGAACCTTTGCGATCATCTCAGGCTTACTGATCAAGGGGCGAGGGAAGATCACATACTCTCCCCCGATCGGTGCGTCCTGGCGGATTGGACCGGCAGCAATCTGTCGCCAGGAATCCCCAGGAAAATAG
- a CDS encoding AEC family transporter: protein MANIILLVVCLMAGVGLRKNGRFPSATPAALNGFIIHISLPALSILHIHNLKLDPALVLTAGMAWLLFGGAWAVFWGAGKVFNIGMDTVGALILVAGLGNTSFVGLPMIEAYFGKEYLGIGIVADQLGSFMVLSTLGIFVATYYSSGSVSPRQMARKILLFPPFQALILALVLKPVPFPGWAVTVLEKLGSTLTPLALVSVGFQLQFGAMRTELRTLSVGLAYKLLVGPALITLLYVALLGATGTVVQVTLFEAAMAPMITAGIIAIDHDLNPRLVGMLVGLGIPLSFVTLHFWHMFLKGI, encoded by the coding sequence ATGGCCAACATCATACTGCTTGTGGTCTGTCTTATGGCGGGCGTCGGGCTTAGAAAAAATGGGCGTTTTCCCTCGGCAACTCCGGCTGCGCTGAATGGATTCATCATCCATATCTCGCTGCCTGCTTTGTCGATCCTGCATATTCATAACCTGAAACTTGACCCGGCTCTGGTGCTGACCGCAGGGATGGCCTGGCTCCTCTTCGGCGGAGCCTGGGCGGTATTCTGGGGCGCCGGAAAAGTTTTCAACATCGGCATGGATACGGTGGGTGCCCTGATTCTGGTGGCGGGACTCGGTAACACCTCATTCGTCGGGTTGCCCATGATTGAGGCATACTTCGGTAAAGAGTACCTGGGAATAGGGATCGTGGCTGACCAACTGGGGTCGTTTATGGTCCTTTCGACATTGGGGATTTTCGTGGCAACGTACTATTCATCCGGCTCCGTTTCCCCCCGACAGATGGCGCGCAAGATACTGCTGTTCCCCCCCTTTCAGGCCCTTATTCTTGCGCTTGTGCTCAAACCGGTGCCTTTCCCCGGCTGGGCGGTCACGGTACTGGAAAAACTCGGCAGCACTCTTACCCCCCTGGCCCTCGTCTCAGTTGGTTTCCAGCTCCAGTTCGGCGCTATGAGAACAGAGTTGCGGACATTGAGTGTGGGGCTGGCCTACAAACTGCTCGTGGGCCCGGCACTCATTACTCTGCTGTATGTCGCCCTCCTGGGGGCAACAGGGACTGTCGTTCAGGTCACCCTGTTTGAAGCTGCCATGGCGCCGATGATCACGGCGGGCATCATCGCCATCGACCATGACCTGAACCCCCGGCTGGTTGGCATGCTGGTTGGTCTAGGCATCCCTCTGTCCTTTGTGACCCTCCATTTCTGGCACATGTTCCTCAAGGGGATATGA
- a CDS encoding TetR/AcrR family transcriptional regulator has product MERKDTRAEIIAIGMEMISLQGYSATGIDAVLKRAGVPKGSFYHYFGSKEEFGLAVIDHFAKRYAEIVDSFLKDEEPTPLNRIRNYLETGLARLTQNQCTKGCLVGNLGQELADQNERFRARLDEIFRSWKEQIATCVEEAQRAEELTQDLDPGVLAGFILSGLEGAILRAKVMKSPQPMRDFIETLFATVLKKS; this is encoded by the coding sequence ATGGAAAGGAAAGACACGAGAGCAGAAATAATCGCCATCGGCATGGAAATGATCTCCCTTCAGGGATACAGTGCCACCGGCATTGATGCGGTGTTGAAGCGGGCCGGGGTTCCGAAAGGCTCCTTCTACCACTACTTCGGCAGCAAGGAGGAGTTCGGGCTCGCGGTGATCGACCACTTTGCGAAACGATACGCTGAAATCGTCGACAGTTTCCTGAAGGATGAAGAACCGACGCCTCTGAACCGTATCCGCAATTATCTGGAGACAGGTCTGGCGCGACTCACCCAGAACCAGTGCACCAAGGGGTGCCTCGTCGGCAATCTTGGCCAGGAACTGGCCGACCAGAACGAACGGTTTCGGGCGCGGCTCGATGAGATATTCCGTTCCTGGAAAGAGCAGATCGCCACTTGTGTCGAGGAGGCACAGCGCGCGGAGGAACTGACGCAGGACCTCGATCCGGGAGTCCTCGCGGGATTCATTCTCTCCGGGTTGGAAGGAGCGATCCTGCGGGCGAAGGTGATGAAGTCGCCCCAGCCGATGCGGGATTTCATCGAAACCCTCTTTGCCACCGTATTAAAGAAGAGCTAA